Within the Dolichospermum compactum NIES-806 genome, the region TTGGTACAGGTGCAATAACTTCCTTGCCTGTAATTAATCTCGCGCCACGATTGCGGGTAAAATAGCTCCACAACCATTGAATCATCACCACTAACTTATTATCAAATTCAATCAAGAAGTAGATGTGAATAAATAACCAAACAAACCACGCAAAGAAACCTCTAAGTTTGATAAATCCTAAATCAACAACTGCGGCGTGTTGCCCAATCATTGCTAAACTACCTCTATCCACATATTTGAATTGGGGTAATGTTTCACCTTTCAACCGTTTTTGAATGAGTTTAGCCACATACTCGCCTTCCTGCATGGCGACTGGTGCAACTCCCGGCAATGGTTTATCATTTTGATGGGCAAAATTTGCTAAGTCACCAACTACGAAAATGTTGGGAAATCCTTTAATACTGAGGTCTGGTTCAACCATAACACGACCAGCGCGATCGCTCTCAACTCCCGTTTTATCTGTCAAAACTTTCCCCATTGCTGAGGCTTTCACACCCGCAGCCCACAACACGGTTTTAGCTGCAATTTCTTTGACATCATCACCTTGCTTAATCGTCACAATATCATTTTCAATATGTGTTACCAAAGTTTTGGTTTGCACATCTACGCCCAAAGCCTTTAATGATGCTTCCGCTGTGTGGGATAATTCCGGGGCAAAAGGGGGAAGAATCCGATCTAAACCTTCTAACAATAAAACTCTGGTTTCTGAGGTGTCAATGTTGCGGAAATCTTCTGTCAGGGTTTTAGTTGCCAATTCAGCGATCGCCCCCGCCAATTCTACCCCAGTTGGACCACCACCCACAATTACAAAAGTTAACAAAGCTTGGCGTTTTACCGGATCACTTTCCTTTTCAGCGGCTTCAAATGCGGAAAATATTCGCCGACGCATCTCAATGGCATCTTCTACAGTCTTTAAACCCGGTGCAAATTCTTCCCAGTTATCCTTACCAAAATAGGAATGTTTTGCCCCTGTAGCCACAATTAAAGTATCGTAGGGGACAGATTCCTCGCCTACCATCACCTTTTGGGTGGTAGTGTCAATATCATTCACCTCACCCAACAGCACCTTAGTATTCTTACTCTTGCTGAGGACAGAACGCAAGGGAGAAGAAATATCCGCTGGGGACAAAGCACCTGTAGCGACTTGGTACAGCAGTGGTTGAAACAGGTGAAAATTACGTTTATCAATCAGGGTGATTTGTACATTGGCTTTAGCCATAGACTTAGCGGCGTACAATCCACCAAAACCACCACCAATAATCACGACTTGATGAACCGGTTTTTTGTCAGCTAGATCAACCATAAAAAATATTTCCTTCCATTACAGGGCTGTAACTATTCTTAACAAATTTGTATCAAAATTATCACAATTATTTCTGTTTATCTTGAACTTCTTAAAAAAAAAGAAAAGTGGTGGATTGAAAGGAGGTAGGGGCGCAGAGCCTGCGCCCACCCAGGAGTCAGAAAGAAATTCCCCCCTGTTCCCTGTTCCCTATTCCCTATTCCCTGTTCCCCAATTTGCGATACAATCATAAGTCTGCCAATTTCATGACAGCCTTTATAAACAGGAGATGCTTCTATGGCGCGTATGTATTATGATGAAGATGCTAATTTGGATCTTTTAGCAGGTAAAACCGTTGCTATTATTGGTTATGGTTCTCAAGGTCATGCTCACGCGCTGAATCTTAAA harbors:
- a CDS encoding NAD(P)/FAD-dependent oxidoreductase; translation: MVDLADKKPVHQVVIIGGGFGGLYAAKSMAKANVQITLIDKRNFHLFQPLLYQVATGALSPADISSPLRSVLSKSKNTKVLLGEVNDIDTTTQKVMVGEESVPYDTLIVATGAKHSYFGKDNWEEFAPGLKTVEDAIEMRRRIFSAFEAAEKESDPVKRQALLTFVIVGGGPTGVELAGAIAELATKTLTEDFRNIDTSETRVLLLEGLDRILPPFAPELSHTAEASLKALGVDVQTKTLVTHIENDIVTIKQGDDVKEIAAKTVLWAAGVKASAMGKVLTDKTGVESDRAGRVMVEPDLSIKGFPNIFVVGDLANFAHQNDKPLPGVAPVAMQEGEYVAKLIQKRLKGETLPQFKYVDRGSLAMIGQHAAVVDLGFIKLRGFFAWFVWLFIHIYFLIEFDNKLVVMIQWLWSYFTRNRGARLITGKEVIAPVPIANSDNQTPIVTKKPLNV